From the Hordeum vulgare subsp. vulgare chromosome 1H, MorexV3_pseudomolecules_assembly, whole genome shotgun sequence genome, the window ATGTCTACACTTACAGTTCTTCTGTATAACTGAAACATATCTACAATTACAGTTCTTTTTTTTGTATAAACACAACGTGCGTGTTTGGTAACCTGCACGGAGTGTGCATGAGCCTAAAAGTTTCCTTTCCGACCCATTTTTTACTGTTTGATAGAGTATATGGGGCTGAAGAGAGCATGCATCAActgatgcaaaaaaaaaaaaaaaaaaagagcatCGGCATAGCTGACCCAGCACCCCCGCGGAGGCGAGCTGAGGAGAGCATAGCTACCTCCATCCACCCTGGTCACCTCGCCTCGCCTATCCCGAGCCCTAGCGACAGCCCCGGCGGCCTTACCCTCGCCCAGTCACGCCCCTCCCGAGCCCCGACAGCAGCCTCACTCGCTCCCCACCGCGCCCCTCCCGAGCCTCGGCGGCCTCACCCTCGCCCAGTCGCGCCGCGCCCCTCCCAAGCCCCGACGACAACCTCGCTCGCTCCCCGCAGCGCCCCTCCCGAGCTCTGACAGCCTCACCCTCGCCCCGTCGCGCACCTTCAAAGCCCTGATGACGGCCTTGCCTCGCCCCTCCTGAGCCCCAACAGCAGCCTTGCTCGTGCCTCGCCGCGCCCCTCTTGAGCCTCGACAGCGGCCTCGCCCGTGCCACGTCGCACACCAACGGCCTCACCCTCTCCCCTCGCCCCTGCTCTTCCTCCCTCGCAGtgcacctcttcctcctccctctttctACCAAACAAAGTCTCATCTCAACATGTATCAACACATACATTACtatcaaacaacaacaaatgcatctACTCAACATGTTCAGACTTAGCATGTTTCAAAAGGGAACAACTATGTTGGAATGGGAACAGCTACCAAATACACCCAATGATGCTTACGCACGCACATCTCTATAAACTGAGAAATTGGTTGTTACATTGACATGGTCAATCGGATTGGACGCAGACATTCCGCCGTTGCCAAATCTACATCGGACCCCTATCGTTTTTGTCTAATACATGAATCATCCAGGGACATCTCACTGATATGCAAATCCAGCAGGAACATTCTTCTCCTTCGCCTTGAGATCTTGCTGGAACATGCTTCTTTGCCTCTGTTTGTGCCCTGGCTATTCTGTTCATTGTGAAGAACGTGCCAGAGACAAAAGGCAAGACCGTGGAAGAGATTCAGGCTTCAATAAACTGTTGCACATGAGTGGTGTGAAGAAAGTTAGATGACGCATTCTCTTTGGCTGCATAATTGTACGAAACGTGCATCAAATCTGTAACGAAGATGTGTATCAGGGCAGCTAAAAAGTGCAGAAGGTTTCCAAGTTGCCTCCTCTTTCTATTAGATTTACCAAAACCGTATGATATAGTCCAACTAAAGTGAGTTAATTTCCGTCTGCTGATGCCATCAGCTGAGAGCAAGCAATTACAAAGCAGGAAAGGCACAGTGCTAAGCATCAGATAGGGTAATGTAAAGCAGCAGGAAGATTATGAGGTACAGTAAAGTTGTGACCAATCAGATTAAAAAGAACCGTTTCACAGTACCAGATATACAAGAAATAACAGAAAAATCCCCAGTAACTTTCAGGTGACACACCTGATAATTTAAACCATGAGTGGCTTAGCCATCAGCAGGCATCTGCTCTTCCTCAAGCTCCATTTTACATATGAAGCACTCCCTCTCAAAAATCAGGAACTCCTGAGTAAGAAATTTAAGACATTTGCTGATATCAGGAAAGATCTGCACTGCAGTTATTAGATGAACAAACTAAAGAAGGTAAGATCTGCACTGCAGTTATTAGATGAACAAACTAAAGAAGGTAAAGTAACCTGTAACTGCTGCTGGCTGAACAAGTGCATCATCCCAGAATCTGATGAAGCAACTAACTCGATAAGTTTATCACAATGGTCTAGAGAATCGCCAGCTTCGGAAAGGGAGATGGATGCCTGTAAAATATTAGCATCAGATATCAATATAGCATATGTGtactgaaacagcaaaacagcaaCCATTTCGTCTATATTCGGTGTAGTAGGGCAGATACTTGTAGAATCTATGTACAAGATCACCTGCATGGATCGTAGAATTGTTTCTGGCAGGCAGCATCTTCGGCAAAGCCCTCGAATGATATAAGCAGCAGTACTTTCAACCGAACCATGACAATCAGAATACCAAGCATCAAGTCGTGAAATTTCCATTGAAACTCCAGGTTGAAAACGATTGAGTTCACCTGCCAAAATAAATTATCCATATAACTATAACACAAACGAATATTTGCATTAAAAAAGAACTGAAGCATACTATTGTTCTAAATTTTAGAAACCTTTAAAGCCAGCAGCCATAATTGCAGCAAGAAGACCTCCATCATTGGCTTCATGAAGCCCAAATCCATCACCTTCTGTTGCTAAGCAACGGAGCGCAACTTCAATACAGCAAGGATCTTTAGACGAGACCTTAACTTCCACCTGTCCATGAATTGTACAGTCAGAAGTTGCAGAAGCAACCATGACAAGCAATAACTAGAAATTGAAATGTAAGCTTTAATAATCCTTAATAAACACAAAGACATGGTCTGTAATGTACAACGAGCTACAGGCAAACGCTTCATATTATATCTTGAAGCATAATATGCATATGGCCTTCAGGAGAAGAGAGATGGAGTCAACCTTCAGCTGCCGATGCAGCACATCCCCTTCGCTGACAGTTGAATAAAGTGCACTAGTCAGAGCCGTGCATGATGTTGCATCTGGTGTCATGCATTCCCCAGAAGGTAGACAGAGTATTGCTGTTGCATGCAACTCAAGGAAAACAAGCTCTGACGACTCAAATGGGCTTGTCTCGATAGCATTTAACCATGGTCTCTCTTCCCCTGATTACAGAAAACCAGAATATATAAAATAATGGCAACAAATTCACCACCGTATACTTTCACAAGTTTAGCAATTTAAAAAGCACATTTGTAGGCTAAAGGGCCATGTTGATACAAAcatttatttgttttcaagaaaagAGGTTTGTGTCTCCATGAAAGTTTATTACTTACTTTCTAATAACAAGAATGCTAACTCCAGAGTTTGTATCGCTGCAGCAACAGCTTGATCCTTTTCTTCTGCCGAAAGCATTTCAGGGGGGACGGAATAATTCTCCATCTCACATCTAAGCCAACCCCGGTATGTTGCATCCAGGGAGTAATATTCGTGCTGTCCCCACCACAACAGCAATTACTTTGTCAAGAATACCAAGGTACTGACTAAACTCTAAGTGGAAATTCCAGTACTGAAAGCATCAAGAGAAGAAGCACAACACATTAGGACAAAAACGAGATCTTACCCAATCTTCAAACTCTTCTAAGTTATCAGAAACCTCTTGATCTTCCAGCGAAAATAAATTTTCCTTTTGTTTCAATGGTTCAGCAAGGATGGCAAGCAACTTATGTGGTCCTACTGGTAGGTCAGGGACTCTCCTCATTGATATTAAGGAAAACTCTCTGAATAGTGTGTTGCTGATCATAAAGAAATTGATGGTAAGTTACAATGCTACGAAGTATAAAGGAGGATAAATATCATTATTTCATCAACCAGAATAAGTTCCAGGCTCACAAAGTGAGAAAAATAAATGAGTACTGTTTTAGCGATCAAAGATGAATCAATGGTAAAGAAGAAAAGACAAATGAGTACTGTTTACTGATATATTTCAGCAACAAACATACGGACGGAGTGCAATAAGAGGATAAATGTTTCCAAGACCATGCAGGAGGGCTGCATGTATGACTAGCAAAGTTTTCTCTGGCACAAGAACAAATTAGATGTAGTTACCTATGCATCAATGCCCGTATCAGAAGTTTCCCTGTGATCATCTCAAAGCCTGGAATTGAGGATGGTGGTGTGAAGCAAAGCCACTGAATGATCATTGCCTTCTGAAGTGCTTGCAGGTGATGCTGTTCCGCGACATCAGAAAAATCTTCATTGTACTGATGGAGTTTTATTTCTCGAGACCTTGAAAGAACCCTGCACTAAATTAAAATCTtgtcagaacatgtccacaaataAAGATAAGTTAAATATGTGAAATTTGGTGTATTCCATTGTTATATGTATCCCCACAATCACCGAacctctcaagtatctcttcaaaACAAGCCTTGGATGCATCTCCAGAGGAGAATGGCAGATACTCCACAGCAGAGAGGAAAAGCTTGTACATGGTATGCAAGCTGTTGCAGGAAAAAAAGAAGGTGTGATGCCAGCTAACCGCAGTCTTGGAAGCAAAACAAACCATCAGCAGTAACACATTTGAGAACATTTCAGTGTGAAAGAACAACATTCCCAGCACAAATTTTTATGGGTAAACATAAAAGGTTGAACATGCAAGTATTGTACTTATAATTTATATGGATTTGTCATAATCTAAGACTAAAGGGGGCTGCACCGAAGACACATAGCTCACAAACTAAAATCTACAAGTAAAAATTATATAACAAACATGAAAAGTCAATAACAGGTACATCATGCACTAATATGTCACACAAGATTACAGAATACTAATATACATTACATTTCCCAGATTGCAAAAACATAAACAGGTATAATCACATGAAGTAATACCTGCTATTTAACCTTAGTTCCATCATGTCCACAAACAAATCAATGCAAACATCACGTTCAAGCTGAGAGGCATATACTCCAACCAACTCTTCCTGCCCCTCTGAAAACAAGTACCTCACGTACCTGGAAATAATCATTAGCTTTTCCTGCTGTGAAGATTAAGAAACAGGCAACGTACCAACATAATATGGAGAAAATAGGAATAAAAGATGCATCTGACGATCAATGACCAAGTTTAACCTTTAGTTAAAAGAATAATAGAAGTGAcccaacaaaaagaaagaaagcTACGTATGCAACTGAATACCATAATAAAATTATATTAACCTCCACCAAAAAGACCGTTTTTTTACCAAACAGCTCCCATTTTAACATGACATTACTCCAAAAGGCTAAAAAGGCTGAAAGCCACACAACGATTAGTAAACAATACTTACATGTTGATGATGAGATCACCGACAGTAACCAGCTTTTCCTCAAACTCATCTTCCATTTCATTGCTGAGAAGGTATCTCAAAACAAGAACAATATGTGCCCCAAAACGTATCATGTCGGAATCATCACGGGGCCTAATTGGACTAAGAAGTTACTcaaaagttatataataaagcaaAATTAAATATTGGGGTTATCTCCACTAAAATCATAAAAGCAATACCTTGAGACATTTTGACCCTCTTCGATGGAAGACAACCATGACCATAGAAGGTCAAGAAGATGAGCTAAATTTCCACTCATGAGATTCATCTACCAGATAAGTAAACATGAAATGGTTAGGCAAGTGAACGATGGTAAATTCAATTGTACAGCTATTGGAGAACTCCATTTACATGGAAAGTGGTTCAAGTATTTGTGCTTATCCAGTTAATAGCATGAGTCACCAGAATGTTTGATTGAGTCACAAAAATGTTGCAAAATACAGATTTAGTAGAACGGTAACTAAGATAATGTTTAAATACTTGGTTTTCAGAACAATCATCTACAAAATCAGAAAACATGTCTAAACTAGTCATCAAACTGGCAAATAGTATATTAGCTGCAAATTACTGCCTGTTTCCAGTTATCTAATGTCCAGTAAATTATCCAGCTATACTAGAAAACATCAAATGAACTTAGTAGAGAAATTGCATATTCTTCACTCTTGGAAATGTATCTTACCTCAATTTGTCGATGCTGCTCCCGACATGCTCGAGAAACAGTTTCATGAACAAGGTCACTGCATCGCAAGGGACACATATAATAAGCAGGCAAGCAGTAGATCTGTGGAAGTACTAAACAATGTTAGTACAGCAGTACCTTGAGTGGAGTTTCTGCAGAAGTGCAGCTATATCACGAGGTTGCTGATCaagaacatgatatggccaattttCTGGGCCAAGCTGGGTCCCATTCATCTCATCATCAAACTCTTTCTCTTCTGGTCTGCTGGTTTGATATTGAGATAATTCTATATCCACTTTAACATCTAGCCAGGATTTAGCCATTGCCCAGCAAGCTGACTAAGAGATGGAAGGAAAAAGATGCATCACATGGAGGTAAGAAACCAGCATCAGGGAGAACATCATTGGATCAGATTAGAAAGGCAGGATTAGAAATGAATTGAATAATAAACATACCTCCCATTCAGTACAGATTGGCAAGGTACGCTTCAAGTTACTGCACTGTAAAGCATATACAGCCATCTCATACTGGCCACCATCGTGTTCAGCAATTTTCTGCAAGAGTATTATTAATTTAGAGTTGATTTTTCACAAAAGTATTTAAGTATTGGCAACATATACACACATAACTAATATGAAGACAAAACCATTGTAACATTTACAGAACCGCGTTAAATATAACAGCAAAGCGCAAAGCAGCATAGTTCAACAACACGAGTACAGCACGGGAGTTTACCTCTGAAGCACAATAGGATGCCCATTTCCAAAGACGCCACTGCCGTCCAATACCACTTTCCAGTTCAATTGCTTGTAGTGTTCTAGCATTTCCATTCTTGAGCATGGCCTCCAGGGAAGGAAACAGGTCTACGCCACCGAAGGGGCAAAGAGTGGCAGCTCTCCATGACTGAATATACTTGATGCGTTAGCATCAAGTGGAGGCGATACATCATAAGAAATACATAGGCCTATAAAAGCTGACCAACCTGTCCAGCAGATCGGCACAATTCACATGCCTCTTCTAATCTTCCAGCTCTTAAGAGAGTCCAGATATCTTCTAAAAGCAATTCATCTTGCTTCTGCTTATACATAAAGGAAAGGTGAGTACTGATTTTACTAGAGGCATATTCTAGTTACTTGACCAGAGATGGTTAATGAGAAGAGATCTTTAACAACTGAAAGAGATTAGTCTTCTTTATAGTGATGTCAGTGctgtaattgaattacctaacctTGGATAACCTTGGATAACTGTGAAAAATCAActctaaattaataatacttaaaTTTGAAGGTTAGGTACTGCACAGTTATCCAAGGCACCCTCTGTTAAAGTGAGATTATGAGGTGAAAGATGGCCTATTATCACATAAAGAGTATATAGTTCTGGAAAGGTCAAGTAGAACCAATTAAAAAACATACTTGCAGCATTCTAAATATCATAATAAATTATTTGCAGCTTTATGACAGGATCTTTACACTGTATTCGAAATAGATACCAAATAGCCTACCTTGTCATCAGGAAGAAGTTGGGCTACTTCACGAGTTGGAGCATCGAAATCCACATGCTTCACTATATTAGAATCATTATTCCTTCTCTTTAGGTGCCTCTGTGTACGATGCCAAACACCAGAACTTGGTAGATATGAACCAACATGAGATCCTCTCACCTACAGAACAGAAATATAAAACCACAAGAAATATGTGTACCTGTATCATCAATTTACTCATGAATAGTAAGTTAAAACATCACCTATTTGTTAAATACTCAGTTACTCCATAGCTCATTGTGTGATTAAAACCAAAGCAAGGTCATTCAAGGAAGAAAAATAACTAATGAAATGTAGATGATCAGGATAGATCTTTATGAAAGAGCCATCTACACATGAGATTTACTGCCTCCATCCAGTTTTACTAAGCGTCTTCCATTTTGGCTTTTGACCACAATTACAAGGCACATACTTTCTTCCATATACTTTTGTTCATTTTTCCTCTGTTATGCACCGGTTGCATGCCATTAATGTTTGTTTGCATGAAAACGCCGGAATGACGCTCTTACTGCCCCTGCTCTGGCTGCCCGAGTTCTGATTTCAGTGCCCCAAATGCAGCGCCTGGAGGCAGAGTGACACTTCACATACAAGCATGCAAGTGCCActgcacatgcatgcatgcatgcatttcctTTCACAGATTATTTGATGATGCTGGTGCTATTAGGTGATGGTGGAACAGAGAGCATGAGCAGTTGCATTGGATGTATTGACAAATATTAATTAGGGGCAATTTAGACAATTCTAGTACATTGTAGCTTAATACTTTTCAACTCAAATATTTAAGTTAACATATCGTGGAGAGATGTATCTATTTACTTTGCTAATTCTTTCACTAATGGAATCAATCAATCATGTTCCACTACAGGGCTCACACGTATCAAAGAGGAAATAGGAAAGACTAAAGTCTTACTAAAACATAACATGGTTATCTTACCTTTTTCTCCAAATCAAGACTTTCAGAAGCAAGTCCTTCAAGCCAAAGTACAATCCGCAGACACAATTGTGCTGTAAGATCCGTTGCAACATAGCGGCAAGCCTCCTGATGGGATGTAGTTGGTGACTGTCAACAAAAAAATAATAGATCCTTCAGATAAATCCACATATACAAGCACGAAGTGTAGACAGAAAGAAAAGACTTTAAGACATTCACGATTAGAAATGTAGTTTACCATGAATAGTCCTTCAGGAAGCTCTTCATTTGCTGCAATGTAACACATGGAATTTCATGCACGGTGTCGCAAACAATTTACTTAGAAGAACGTTGTATCATAAGAGTTATTACCTTTCCCATAGAGGTACCAAAGAAGGGACCATGAAGCAGCTTCATCCAGTAATAGTTTTGCTTTTTGCTGCATAAGTTTATCCTCCACCATCCGAATGTTTCCTGTGGCGGCATACCTGAACATTAAAAACAACCCCACATTAGCATCCAAGCTACAGCACAGGCATCTATTACCTTGAAAATAAAGTACTTGGAGCATAATAATTATTCATCTTCACGTGATGAAAAAATTATGATGGTAGTGTATATCAGGAAAGTGTAATGtggaaaaaagttgcatccaagaATTGGTCAGCAGTAGAATATGCCAATCATACAAAGTCATATAATGGAGCATTATTACTAGTGTAAGGCAATATAAAACCTTAGTGACTCTGAAGCGTTTCTACATGTCCTCTCAAATTGTAAAATCACGTCTGGGAAGGGCATCAATCCTGCAACAAAAGAACACATCAGTAAACACAAATAATCACAAGGATATAGAAAGATAATATCTGTTCACAGATTTCTGGTAAGCAAACAAAAGTACAGGTTTCTCTATGCTATTAATCTAGTACTCCCTCAAAAAAAATTCTAGTATTCCCTCCATTCCATATTTTTTTGTCGTGGTTTTATGCCAAGTCCTCTGCTCTCAGGGAAAAAAAGGAGAAGGCGCATTTCACTGAAGTTGAGAGCATGACTCAGTCACCTTTTACTTCACTATTCGCTGCTACTTGATGGTTTGTGCAGCTTAGTTTGTGGGAAGCCTTTTTCACTAACTAATTGGTTAGTGAAAACTAAAGAAAACAAAAGGGAACGCAATGGAATGTATCATATACAAACAACGGCTgataataataataactacaaTGTGTAAATACAAATATTCAAATTAATAACTGTCAGCAACAGAAGAGCATGCTAGATTATAAGCATCACTACCCATACGGCGTTGCTAAACTGACCTTGTATCGCTGAATCAAGAAGGGATGCAAACGTTGTAGAAGTTGTTTCTCCTTCTCGTGGCATATCGTCCTCCAGCTTGACCAGATTCAACGCTGACCTTGCCGCCCTCCTACCTGAACCACCATTCAGCGATGTCCTTTTTGCTGATCCGAACAGTTTCGGTCCATTCAAGCCATCAATGTCAGAATAATCAGCAGCCTCCTGCTTGACGTCTTCAAGTAGTAGACCAGCATTGGGCCGCCTAGGTATGCTGCTTCCATCATGCAACGACCTTGCTTCTGAGAATCTGGAGACTGAGGTCCCCAACATTGGGGAGTCATTTGAAGAAGATAGTCTCTTTCTGAGTAAACCACAAAGGGAAAACAACAAAATCAGCTAGCGTAGCAACTAGTCCCAGTAGAAATACTGAAGTGGCATGTTCTCACATTTCACACAAGTAGGCTACATTAACCCTTGGATGAATGTTTTTGCTACAATAGGTACTGGCATTGAATTGCAGAGACCTTTAATAGCACAAACTGCTCGGACATCGAGCACTTGCAAGCACCGAGGTGGGTGTTCAAATATGGCAATATTAACCCACCAATTGGGTTGTCTGCTTGTCTGGTGTGTTCCTGGACACCAAATAACCGAGCCTGACTCCACAAATCCATCCAATTATATGATGGCATCACGACAGGGCGACTAAAATACTTGAGAAAATGACTAACACGCCGCAATTATCCAACCACAGCGGATATTCTAAAAATGCTGCCAGGGTGGGATGAGCAGTGAGTGGCATATGAGCTGATTCTGCAACGAATAAACCATCTGTACCAAACATCTGAGCGTCAACGACTGAATTCTACCGATTTCCCCACTCACTCTGAATCCATTCAGCGACTCGATTAGCGGCGAGTCAGAGCCACCACGCTCGCCTCGACCGCTCTACCGAACCACCCAGACCAGCCAAAGCCGGCATTCGAGCTCGGGAAGCGGAAGAGGAACCattcaaacaaaaaaaaaaaacagcggaggaggaagaggggcgcGCATCATCCCTCACCTGTAGCGGCGGTACTCCTCGCGGAGGCGGGAGGAGTCCGGGTCGAAGTAGCCCGGCGTCGACATTGGCGGAGGGGACGGCGACGGGTCCACCTCCATGGGCCGGCGCGGCGCGGATCCGGAGGGGGTTAGGGTTTTAGAGCCGCCCTCCGCTCTCCAGAACCCTCGACTCCGCTGCGCGGTTCGCAGCCTTGTTCGGCGGCCAGCCTCGCTCCGGCGCCCGCGGTTTTTTGTATCTTCTTCTGCTTTGGGAGATGGAGTTGtgcggcggcggccggaggcggTGGGGATGGCCGGCGTTGGTGCGGGGAGTCGGGCAGTGGCGGCTGGGGTTAGCTCGTCGCCAGGCCTAAGAGCGATGGATGGCTGAGGAGGGGACTGCGGGCCGAGCGCCGAGACTGTTTGACGTGGCCCACTCCTGGACATCGGCCCAGGTCCATCCACTAGAAGGGACCGAAGAAGGCTGGCCCGTGAAATCCAGGCCAAGAACGCGACCCAAGAGAGAAACGCTGAGGACAAAAGGGCCCGAATCCCCTAATTCTGATGCTGCAGTGTCCCGGCATGGTTTTGGCCTTTTGGGTCCATTGATGTGATTTGTAGGGACCAGAAAGGCACATTTGTGGAGCCTCGGCCATTTGTAAAGCTTTGAGGTATTGTCTTAAAAAAATCTTCCAAAGACCACTCCCATTTTTTCAGCCTCATTGCGATCCTTAAGAAAATCTTCACACATTGTGATAAGTGGCACACTGCATGTGTGCCACTTGTCGCAACATTAAAGTTTTACATTTTTTAGGCTAGTTTATTCAAAATGTTTTACCTCTTAAATTACGTGTctaaatctcgaaccgttttcactGTTCGGAAGCAAAAACGTGTCTCTCatgaaaaaatgtgttttttttcGTTTTCGAGAGACACGGTCCGAGAAGCATAGTCATGTCTCTCGcaaaagcaaaatcgtgcctctaaaGGAAGAAAAAGACAAACACGTGATATTTTGGTTTTCGAGAGGCACAGTCATGCCTCTCGCAAAAGCAAAATCGtgcttctcggggaagaaaaa encodes:
- the LOC123396434 gene encoding nuclear pore complex protein NUP107 isoform X2 → MEVDPSPSPPPMSTPGYFDPDSSRLREEYRRYRKRLSSSNDSPMLGTSVSRFSEARSLHDGSSIPRRPNAGLLLEDVKQEAADYSDIDGLNGPKLFGSAKRTSLNGGSGRRAARSALNLVKLEDDMPREGETTSTTFASLLDSAIQGLMPFPDVILQFERTCRNASESLRYAATGNIRMVEDKLMQQKAKLLLDEAASWSLLWYLYGKANEELPEGLFMSPTTSHQEACRYVATDLTAQLCLRIVLWLEGLASESLDLEKKVRGSHVGSYLPSSGVWHRTQRHLKRRNNDSNIVKHVDFDAPTREVAQLLPDDKKQDELLLEDIWTLLRAGRLEEACELCRSAGQSWRAATLCPFGGVDLFPSLEAMLKNGNARTLQAIELESGIGRQWRLWKWASYCASEKIAEHDGGQYEMAVYALQCSNLKRTLPICTEWESACWAMAKSWLDVKVDIELSQYQTSRPEEKEFDDEMNGTQLGPENWPYHVLDQQPRDIAALLQKLHSSDLVHETVSRACREQHRQIEMNLMSGNLAHLLDLLWSWLSSIEEGQNVSRPRDDSDMIRFGAHIVLVLRYLLSNEMEDEFEEKLVTVGDLIINMYVRYLFSEGQEELVGVYASQLERDVCIDLFVDMMELRLNSSLHTMYKLFLSAVEYLPFSSGDASKACFEEILERVLSRSREIKLHQYNEDFSDVAEQHHLQALQKAMIIQWLCFTPPSSIPGFEMITGKLLIRALMHSNTLFREFSLISMRRVPDLPVGPHKLLAILAEPLKQKENLFSLEDQEVSDNLEEFEDWHEYYSLDATYRGWLRCEMENYSVPPEMLSAEEKDQAVAAAIQTLELAFLLLEREERPWLNAIETSPFESSELVFLELHATAILCLPSGECMTPDATSCTALTSALYSTVSEGDVLHRQLKVEVKVSSKDPCCIEVALRCLATEGDGFGLHEANDGGLLAAIMAAGFKGELNRFQPGVSMEISRLDAWYSDCHGSVESTAAYIIRGLCRRCCLPETILRSMQASISLSEAGDSLDHCDKLIELVASSDSGMMHLFSQQQLQEFLIFERECFICKMELEEEQMPADG
- the LOC123396434 gene encoding nuclear pore complex protein NUP107 isoform X1, translating into MEVDPSPSPPPMSTPGYFDPDSSRLREEYRRYRKRLSSSNDSPMLGTSVSRFSEARSLHDGSSIPRRPNAGLLLEDVKQEAADYSDIDGLNGPKLFGSAKRTSLNGGSGRRAARSALNLVKLEDDMPREGETTSTTFASLLDSAIQGLMPFPDVILQFERTCRNASESLRYAATGNIRMVEDKLMQQKAKLLLDEAASWSLLWYLYGKANEELPEGLFMSPTTSHQEACRYVATDLTAQLCLRIVLWLEGLASESLDLEKKVRGSHVGSYLPSSGVWHRTQRHLKRRNNDSNIVKHVDFDAPTREVAQLLPDDKKQDELLLEDIWTLLRAGRLEEACELCRSAGQSWRAATLCPFGGVDLFPSLEAMLKNGNARTLQAIELESGIGRQWRLWKWASYCASEKIAEHDGGQYEMAVYALQCSNLKRTLPICTEWESACWAMAKSWLDVKVDIELSQYQTSRPEEKEFDDEMNGTQLGPENWPYHVLDQQPRDIAALLQKLHSSDLVHETVSRACREQHRQIEMNLMSGNLAHLLDLLWSWLSSIEEGQNVSSPIRPRDDSDMIRFGAHIVLVLRYLLSNEMEDEFEEKLVTVGDLIINMYVRYLFSEGQEELVGVYASQLERDVCIDLFVDMMELRLNSSLHTMYKLFLSAVEYLPFSSGDASKACFEEILERVLSRSREIKLHQYNEDFSDVAEQHHLQALQKAMIIQWLCFTPPSSIPGFEMITGKLLIRALMHSNTLFREFSLISMRRVPDLPVGPHKLLAILAEPLKQKENLFSLEDQEVSDNLEEFEDWHEYYSLDATYRGWLRCEMENYSVPPEMLSAEEKDQAVAAAIQTLELAFLLLEREERPWLNAIETSPFESSELVFLELHATAILCLPSGECMTPDATSCTALTSALYSTVSEGDVLHRQLKVEVKVSSKDPCCIEVALRCLATEGDGFGLHEANDGGLLAAIMAAGFKGELNRFQPGVSMEISRLDAWYSDCHGSVESTAAYIIRGLCRRCCLPETILRSMQASISLSEAGDSLDHCDKLIELVASSDSGMMHLFSQQQLQEFLIFERECFICKMELEEEQMPADG